A stretch of Desulfitobacterium dichloroeliminans LMG P-21439 DNA encodes these proteins:
- a CDS encoding class I SAM-dependent methyltransferase translates to MEQKKKSRTTDDRGITLFDRIAPMYGLFFKYQTRRYKSDLEKVKQEFPLPVYPTALDVGCGTGALCFVLHNAGWKITGAEPSRGMLGVATKRLAKKEIPLVRADVLTGLPFPDHSFDVSLASFVAHGLNAQQRIAMYQEMNRVAKGYVILIDYNQNRSFITDMAETLEGGDYFNFIKQIEPELKEVFDQVDIIPTGSRSSWYVCRAIS, encoded by the coding sequence ATGGAGCAAAAAAAGAAGAGCAGGACTACCGACGACCGGGGGATAACTTTATTTGACCGTATCGCACCGATGTATGGGCTTTTTTTCAAGTACCAAACCCGTAGGTATAAGAGTGATCTAGAAAAGGTTAAGCAAGAATTCCCCTTACCAGTTTACCCAACAGCATTAGACGTGGGCTGTGGCACCGGTGCTTTATGCTTTGTATTGCATAATGCGGGATGGAAAATTACCGGAGCGGAGCCCAGCCGGGGTATGCTTGGGGTGGCTACAAAAAGGCTCGCCAAGAAGGAGATTCCCCTTGTGCGAGCCGATGTGCTTACCGGTCTACCCTTTCCGGACCATAGCTTTGACGTATCCCTAGCATCCTTTGTTGCCCATGGGTTAAATGCCCAGCAGAGAATAGCAATGTACCAAGAGATGAACAGGGTAGCAAAAGGGTATGTCATTCTTATCGATTATAACCAAAACCGTTCCTTTATTACGGATATGGCAGAGACCCTAGAGGGCGGTGATTACTTCAACTTTATTAAGCAAATAGAGCCCGAGCTTAAAGAAGTTTTTGACCAAGTTGACATCATCCCCACGGGGTCCCGTTCGTCATGGTATGTATGCCGGGCGATTTCCTAG
- a CDS encoding class I SAM-dependent methyltransferase — protein MDKKQMKLENPKRLEELNPQGTLKRIGFQRSHVLCDIGAGSGIFTLPAAKMTDEVVYAVEANSEMLKIIEGKAKDEKINNIKYVYVEDDHFDIKGKSVDFVLLVTVLHEIEGKSVFMKEIERLLNDQGKIAVIEFHKRETPMGPPIPHRISKEDVLSALADIDFEVQDEFELGENFYCLTFARKDK, from the coding sequence ATGGACAAGAAGCAAATGAAGTTGGAAAATCCAAAACGGCTTGAGGAGCTGAATCCGCAAGGAACTTTGAAGCGAATCGGGTTTCAAAGAAGTCATGTCTTATGTGACATTGGAGCAGGAAGTGGTATTTTCACACTTCCCGCCGCAAAAATGACCGATGAGGTTGTTTATGCAGTAGAGGCAAATTCTGAGATGTTGAAGATCATTGAAGGAAAAGCTAAGGATGAGAAGATTAATAATATTAAATATGTCTATGTCGAGGATGACCATTTTGATATAAAAGGAAAATCAGTCGATTTTGTTTTATTGGTAACCGTTTTACACGAAATTGAAGGCAAATCCGTCTTTATGAAAGAGATCGAGAGATTGTTAAACGATCAGGGTAAGATTGCGGTAATCGAGTTCCACAAACGCGAGACTCCCATGGGCCCTCCCATCCCCCATCGAATCAGTAAAGAAGACGTTTTGAGTGCCTTAGCTGATATAGATTTTGAAGTACAGGATGAGTTCGAGTTAGGGGAAAACTTTTATTGCCTCACTTTTGCCAGAAAAGACAAATAA
- a CDS encoding glutaredoxin family protein, which produces MKNVTMFTTKTUPHCTIAKKFLSQNNIPYVERDVNVDSEALMELQRRKIGGVPTFFIDEEVVVGFDKNKILELVEH; this is translated from the coding sequence ATGAAGAATGTAACCATGTTTACAACCAAAACCTGACCGCATTGTACAATCGCGAAGAAGTTTCTTTCGCAGAACAATATTCCCTATGTTGAAAGGGATGTCAATGTAGATTCTGAGGCGCTTATGGAACTGCAACGAAGAAAAATAGGTGGAGTACCCACGTTCTTTATTGACGAAGAAGTTGTGGTAGGATTTGATAAGAATAAAATTCTAGAGCTAGTTGAGCACTAG
- a CDS encoding GntR family transcriptional regulator: protein MIFKPDSIKPIYVQIAEWLETEILSGQLAEDERVYSQYQLAEMFTINPATAAKGLNLLAEEEIVYKKRGLGMFVSTQAKEYILTKRKQQVLGQMIKDVVAEAQRLGVEEKELLQMMKQAREEIYRGGDGER from the coding sequence ATGATCTTTAAACCAGATAGCATTAAGCCAATCTATGTGCAAATCGCCGAGTGGTTGGAAACAGAAATATTAAGCGGTCAACTGGCCGAGGATGAGCGAGTTTATTCTCAATATCAATTGGCGGAGATGTTTACTATTAATCCTGCCACAGCTGCCAAAGGGCTTAATCTTCTGGCAGAGGAAGAAATCGTTTACAAGAAGCGGGGTCTGGGCATGTTCGTGTCTACCCAAGCGAAGGAATATATATTAACCAAACGCAAGCAGCAGGTCCTCGGTCAGATGATCAAGGATGTGGTGGCCGAGGCCCAACGTTTAGGGGTAGAGGAAAAGGAATTGCTCCAGATGATGAAGCAGGCACGGGAAGAAATCTATCGGGGAGGAGATGGAGAAAGATGA
- a CDS encoding ATP-binding cassette domain-containing protein, producing the protein MSVIEGLHLTKGYGALHAIQDLSFTIEANTITGLIGRNGAGKTTLLKLIAGHLRPTQGELKVFGQKPFDNLAVAGNMIFVSDSMTFPDSFTLLNILKEVADFYPNWSQSIAQGLFDYFQLNPHQRYSNLSKGSKSTFQAIIGIASRCPLTLMDEPTTGMDSAVRKDFYRALLKDYIEHPRTVILSSHLLGELEDILEDILLLDQGTKKLQMSTLDMKQYALGFRGNAQAIEDLLQEHLQGSSPGEGILRREEFAKGSLYVVVKAEHLVAGYERIRQHDVEVVPIALDDLCIYLTAKTKGGIDDVFKRG; encoded by the coding sequence ATGAGTGTAATAGAAGGTTTGCATCTAACGAAGGGCTATGGAGCGCTTCATGCAATTCAAGATTTATCCTTCACGATTGAAGCCAACACAATCACCGGGCTCATCGGCAGAAACGGGGCGGGGAAGACTACCCTTTTAAAGTTGATTGCCGGTCATCTTAGACCCACCCAGGGGGAGCTTAAGGTCTTTGGCCAAAAGCCCTTCGACAATCTAGCGGTCGCTGGAAACATGATCTTCGTGAGTGACAGCATGACCTTTCCGGACTCCTTTACCTTGCTCAATATTTTAAAGGAGGTCGCTGATTTTTATCCTAACTGGAGCCAATCGATTGCCCAAGGTTTATTTGATTATTTTCAGCTCAATCCCCATCAGCGGTACAGCAATCTCTCCAAAGGAAGCAAAAGCACGTTCCAGGCTATTATCGGGATTGCCTCGCGGTGTCCTTTAACCCTCATGGATGAACCCACCACCGGTATGGATTCGGCGGTGCGTAAGGATTTTTACCGAGCCTTGCTTAAGGATTATATTGAGCACCCTCGCACGGTGATTTTATCCAGTCACTTGTTAGGTGAGCTGGAAGATATTTTAGAGGATATTCTCCTCTTAGACCAAGGAACTAAGAAACTGCAGATGTCTACCCTAGACATGAAGCAATACGCCCTAGGCTTCCGTGGTAATGCCCAGGCCATCGAAGATCTCCTTCAAGAACACCTCCAGGGAAGCTCACCGGGGGAAGGGATTCTTCGCCGCGAAGAGTTTGCTAAGGGAAGTCTTTACGTAGTGGTCAAGGCAGAGCATCTTGTGGCTGGTTATGAGCGGATTCGGCAGCACGATGTGGAAGTGGTGCCCATAGCACTGGATGATCTTTGTATTTATCTCACAGCCAAGACCAAAGGAGGGATCGATGATGTCTTTAAACGAGGTTAG